In the genome of Equus asinus isolate D_3611 breed Donkey chromosome 9, EquAss-T2T_v2, whole genome shotgun sequence, one region contains:
- the DNAJC18 gene encoding dnaJ homolog subfamily C member 18, with protein sequence MAATLGSGERWTEAYIDAIRRNKYPEDRPPESHHPCGCCNCMKAQKEKKSENEWNQTRQGEGSTTYTEEQLLGVQRIKKCRNYYEILGVSRNASDEELKKAYRKLALKFHPDKNCAPGATDAFKAIGNAFAVLSNPDKRLRYDEYGDEQVTFTAPRARPHSYYRDFEADITPEELFNVFFGGHFPTGNIHMFSNVTDDTHYYHRRHRHERMQTQKEEEEDKPQTTYSAFIQLLPVLVIVIISVITQLLASNPPYSLFYKSTLGYTISRETQNLQVPYFVDKNFDKAYRGASLRDLEKTIEKDYIDYIQTSCWKEKQQKSELTNLAGLYRDERLRQKAESLKLENCEKLSKLIGLRRGG encoded by the exons ATGGCAGCGACTCTGGGCAGCGGGGAGCGCTGGACAGAAG CTTACATTGATGCAATTAGAAGAAACAAGTACCCAGAAGACAGACCTCCTGAAAGTCATCATCCTTGTGGTTGCTGTAACTGCATGAAggcacaaaaggaaaagaagtctGAGAATGAGTGGAATCAGACCCGGCAGGGTGAGGGGAGCACCACTTATACTGAGGAGCAGCTGCTTGGAGTACAAAG GATCAAGAAATGCAGAAATTACTATGAAATTCTGGGAGTTTCGCGAAATGCCAGTGATGAGGAGCTTAAGAAAGCTTACCGAAAACTTGCCCTGAAATTTCACCCCGACAAGAACTGTGCTCCTGGAGCAACAGATGCCTTCAAAG CAATAGGAAATGCCTTTGCAGTCCTGAGCAATCCTGATAAGAGACTCCGCTATGATGAATATGGAGATGAACAGGTGACTTTCACTGCCCCTCGAGCCAGACCTCATAGTTATTACAGAGACTTCGAAGCTGACATCACTCCAGAAGAGCTATTcaatgtcttctttggaggacATTTTCCTACAG gaaATATTCATATGTTTTCAAACGTGACAGATGACACCCACTATTACCACCGGCGGCACCGACACGAGAGGAtgcagacacagaaggaagaggaggaagataaaCCTCAG actaCGTATTCTGCATTCATTCAGTTACTTCCAGTTCTGGTGATTGTGATTATATCTGTCATTACTCAGCTGCTAGCTTCTAATCCCCCATATAGTCTATTCTATAAATC GACCTTGGGCTATACCATTTCTAGAGAAACCCAGAACCTGCAGGTGCCTTACTTTGTGGATAAAAACTTTGACAAGGCCTACAGGGGAGCATCTCTGCGTGACCTGGAGAAGACGATAGAGAAGGATTACATTGATTACATCCAGACGAGTTGTTGGAAGGAGAAACAACAAA AGTCGGAGTTGACAAATTTGGCAGGATTATACAGAGATGAACGattgagacagaaagcagagtcgCTGAAACTTGAAAACTGTGAAAAACTTTCCAAACTTATTGGCCTGCGCAGAGGTGGCTGA